The Euphorbia lathyris chromosome 2, ddEupLath1.1, whole genome shotgun sequence genome includes a window with the following:
- the LOC136218348 gene encoding uncharacterized protein isoform X4, with translation MGKLARNGRNRFRISGLVLDCCCFWIIKQEETHETIKKYVTDEIETEKKTETDEIGTKLDESSSGTKDENTENDINLDGLASNQSSEKIGRSKESFGDLPMSVTPSLASETEASHGDNVVSGKSNI, from the exons ATGGGAAAACTGGCAAGGAATGGAAGAAATCGCTTCCGTATCTCAGGTCTC GTTTTAGATTGTTGCTGTTTTTGGATCATAAAGCAAGAAGAGACACATGAGACAATTAAGAAATATGTCACTGATGAGATCGAAACAGAGAAAAAAACTGAAACTGATGAAATTGGGACAAAATTGGATGAGAGTTCTAGTGGAACAAAGGATGAGAACACAGAAAATGACATAAATCTTGATGGACTAGCCAGTAACCAGAGTTCAGAAAAGATCGGGAGGTCAAAGGAAAGCTTTGGTGATTTGCCAATGAGTGTTACTCCTTCATTGGCATCAGAAACGGAAGCTAGTCATGGAGATAATGTTGTTTCAGGAAAAT CAAATATTTGA
- the LOC136218348 gene encoding uncharacterized protein isoform X2 — protein MEEIASVSQVLDCCCFWIIKQEETHETIKKYVTDEIETEKKTETDEIGTKLDESSSGTKDENTENDINLDGLASNQSSEKIGRSKESFGDLPMSVTPSLASETEASHGDNVVSGKLVHQKLPVVYQLIQHTSCASCLPSVSPKASFSRFKYHSAVKRSKN, from the exons ATGGAAGAAATCGCTTCCGTATCTCAG GTTTTAGATTGTTGCTGTTTTTGGATCATAAAGCAAGAAGAGACACATGAGACAATTAAGAAATATGTCACTGATGAGATCGAAACAGAGAAAAAAACTGAAACTGATGAAATTGGGACAAAATTGGATGAGAGTTCTAGTGGAACAAAGGATGAGAACACAGAAAATGACATAAATCTTGATGGACTAGCCAGTAACCAGAGTTCAGAAAAGATCGGGAGGTCAAAGGAAAGCTTTGGTGATTTGCCAATGAGTGTTACTCCTTCATTGGCATCAGAAACGGAAGCTAGTCATGGAGATAATGTTGTTTCAGGAAAAT TAGTTCATCAAAAGCTTCCTGTGGTATATCAACTGATCCAACACACTTCATGCGCTTCTTGCCTTCCTTCTGTTTCTCCAAAAgcttccttttccag GTTTAAATACCATTCAGCAGTGAAGAGGTCAAAAAACTGA
- the LOC136218348 gene encoding uncharacterized protein isoform X1: MGKLARNGRNRFRISGLVLDCCCFWIIKQEETHETIKKYVTDEIETEKKTETDEIGTKLDESSSGTKDENTENDINLDGLASNQSSEKIGRSKESFGDLPMSVTPSLASETEASHGDNVVSGKLVHQKLPVVYQLIQHTSCASCLPSVSPKASFSRFKYHSAVKRSKN, translated from the exons ATGGGAAAACTGGCAAGGAATGGAAGAAATCGCTTCCGTATCTCAGGTCTC GTTTTAGATTGTTGCTGTTTTTGGATCATAAAGCAAGAAGAGACACATGAGACAATTAAGAAATATGTCACTGATGAGATCGAAACAGAGAAAAAAACTGAAACTGATGAAATTGGGACAAAATTGGATGAGAGTTCTAGTGGAACAAAGGATGAGAACACAGAAAATGACATAAATCTTGATGGACTAGCCAGTAACCAGAGTTCAGAAAAGATCGGGAGGTCAAAGGAAAGCTTTGGTGATTTGCCAATGAGTGTTACTCCTTCATTGGCATCAGAAACGGAAGCTAGTCATGGAGATAATGTTGTTTCAGGAAAAT TAGTTCATCAAAAGCTTCCTGTGGTATATCAACTGATCCAACACACTTCATGCGCTTCTTGCCTTCCTTCTGTTTCTCCAAAAgcttccttttccag GTTTAAATACCATTCAGCAGTGAAGAGGTCAAAAAACTGA
- the LOC136218348 gene encoding uncharacterized protein isoform X3, translating to MGKLARNGRNRFRISGLVLDCCCFWIIKQEETHETIKKYVTDEIETEKKTETDEIGTKLDESSSGTKDENTENDINLDGLASNQSSEKIGRSKESFGDLPMSVTPSLASETEASHGDNVVSGKLVHQKLPVVYQLIQHTSCASCLPSVSPKASFSRKQ from the exons ATGGGAAAACTGGCAAGGAATGGAAGAAATCGCTTCCGTATCTCAGGTCTC GTTTTAGATTGTTGCTGTTTTTGGATCATAAAGCAAGAAGAGACACATGAGACAATTAAGAAATATGTCACTGATGAGATCGAAACAGAGAAAAAAACTGAAACTGATGAAATTGGGACAAAATTGGATGAGAGTTCTAGTGGAACAAAGGATGAGAACACAGAAAATGACATAAATCTTGATGGACTAGCCAGTAACCAGAGTTCAGAAAAGATCGGGAGGTCAAAGGAAAGCTTTGGTGATTTGCCAATGAGTGTTACTCCTTCATTGGCATCAGAAACGGAAGCTAGTCATGGAGATAATGTTGTTTCAGGAAAAT TAGTTCATCAAAAGCTTCCTGTGGTATATCAACTGATCCAACACACTTCATGCGCTTCTTGCCTTCCTTCTGTTTCTCCAAAAgcttccttttccag AAAACAATGA